CGTTCACGTCCCCCGGCATCAGGATGCCGAGGCGGCGGATGTCGTCGTGGAACTGCGCCAGCGTGCCGTCGGTGAGTTCGCGGATGGTGATCCCGCGCTCGGCCGCCCTTGCGTTGATCTTGTCGTCCACGTCGGTGACGTTGCGGGCATAGGTCACCGCCTCCGCCCCGTAGAGGTGGCGCAGCAGCCGGAACAGCAGGTCGAAGACGATCAGCGGCCGGGCGTTGCCGATATGGGCCGCGTCGTAGACGGTCGGGCCGCAGGCATACATCCGCACCCGGCCCGAATCGATCGGCCGGAGCGGCTCCTTGGCCCGGGAGAGCGTGTTGTAGAGGCGCAACAGCGAGGCCATGAAACACCTGCGGGACGGGGTCGGGCCGGGGCGCCGCGCGGGGCACCGGCCGAGGTTCTAAGTCGTTGCCGGATCGGGCTCGGTCCCGTCCGGCGGAAGGCCCGGGCGGCGCCCGTGCCGGCGACCGAGGCGGCCGCCTGTTGCACGGGTGAGACGCCCGAACGAGCCGATCCGGGTTAGCTCAAATCCGTGAGCAATTCGAGAAGGCAGACGCCGCCGGGTGCAAAGCCCTGCCGGACCCTGCGTAATCGCCCCGCTCGCACGATGCGTAGAGAGATTGTTTACCACCCACGCCCAGTGTCGGGCCGGAGCCGGATGCCGACGGCTCCGATCAGAAGGTTTGCCCCATGCGTCGCACCCTCGCCGTCCTCAGCGCCCTCGGTGTCCTGGCCTCCGCCACCGCCCCGGCGCTGGCCGCCTCGCAGGGAACCGGCCAGGGAACCGGCGTGGAGAAGACCTTCCTGATCCCCTCCAGCGACGGCTACGGCGTCGCCGAGTGCCTGACCACCGGCGGCGAGTGCGGCCAGGTGGTGGCGGATGCCTGGTGCGAGTCGCAAGGCTACGCCAAGTCGGCCTCCTACGGCATCGCCGCCCAGGACGAGTATACCGGCGCGATCGAGGCGGCTCCCGCCGTGAAGACCTCGGAGCGCCCGATCCGGATCACCTGCCGGGATTGATCGGTTTTGGGGGGCGAGTTGCCTGCTCGATAATTGAGGCAGCGTCCGCTTCATCCGACCCTGGACCTCATCCTGCGGTGTCAGTCCATCGGAGATGGACTGACACCGCAGGATGAGGTCCAGGGTGGGATAGGTTCTAGATCGCAACGGGCCGTCTGGCAGGCCGCGCGGCCTGCCGTGCACGCGGCACTCGCTTCGCACGAACGCGCATTACCCCGCTGGCGCACCGCCCGCCGCCGCCTATCTCGGGCTTCATGAGTCGCAGGAAGCGGCAACCGGGAGCGTGTGGCATGATCCGAAGCATCGTCATCGTCGCCGCTTCCCTGCTGCCGACCCTCGCCGTTGCGGCTCCGCGGCCTCGTGCGCCCGTCGGCCCGGTCATTTCCGGCCTGCCCGGCTACGATTGCCGGCTCTGGACTCCCTTCGATCACGACGCCGTCGGACCGACTCCGCGCCCGGGCGCCCGCCCGGTGCGGGCGGCGAGCGGCTGGGGCGGCACCGCCTACGGCTACGGCACCGGCGGCGCCTCGGCCTCCGGTGCCGTCGCGTTCCCGGCCGACAGCGTGGCGGAATGCGACATCGGCGAACTCACCTTCGGCCGCGCCGGCCTCGACATCCTGCCGCGCTGACAGTCCGGCTCAGGTGCCCGGCCGGTCGTGCACCGCCTTGGCGAAGAAGTCGGTCCATGCCTTCGGCCGGTTCTTCAGCACGCCGGCCTTGGCCAGGTGGTCGGCCTGGAGCATCGTGCCGTAGGGCGTGGCCGAGAAGACGACGCCGGGCTGCTTCATCATCGCGACGAGTTCGTCGGGCGTGAACTTCTCCTTGGTCGCCGCCAGGTAGATCTCGGCGGCCTTGTTCGGGTCGTCGCGGATCAGCGCGTTGGCCTCGTCGATGGCGGCGAGGACCGCGGCGGTGGTCTTCGGGTTCTGGTCCATGAACTTGCCGCGGCCGAACACGATGGCGTTGCTCAACGGCCCGCCGACCACGTCGTAGGAATTGAGCACGACGTGGATCTTCGGGTCCTTCAGCTCGATCTGCTGGTAGGGCGGCAGCGAGAAGTGGCTGTTGACCTCGCTGGTGCCCCCCAGCAGCGCGCCGACCGCGTCGGGATGGCCGAGCTGCACGGTGAGCGCGTCGAGCTTGTTGCGGCCGGCCTCGCCGAACTGGCGCTCGGCGGCGATCTGGAGCATCACCGCTTGCGCGGAGACCTTCACGGTCGGCACCGCGATCCGGTCCTTCGCCGAGAAATCGGCCAGCGTCTTCACCGCCGGGTTGCGGGTGACGAGCATCATCGGCGCGCCGGCCGAGGCCGCCAGCCCCTTCACCTCGCCGCGGGTGCGGTCCCAGGCGAGCAGCAGGTTGGTGGCGCCGCTGGTGACGAAATCGACGTTGCCGGAGATCAGCGCATCGACCGAGGCGCCGCCGCTGGTCAGCGTGACCCAGCTCACCTTCACGTCGCCGAGGCCGGCCGACGCGACGTGCTTCTCGACCAGGCGCTGCTGCTCGGCCAGCACCATCGGCATGTAGATCAGGCCGGGCTGGCGGGTGAAGCGCACCTCGCCGGTCTCGGCATGGGCGGCGGAGGTGGCGAGGCCGAGCGCGACGGCCAGCGCGCCGACGGCGCGCCTGAGGAACGGCATGGGCGAATGCTCCCTGGTCTCGGCCCCTGTCCGGACGCTTCGATCGAGCGCCCGCCGGGGCCGTTCAGGGAGCCAGGGTCCGGAAATGTCCCGGACACGTCAACCCGCGACGAAAGAAGCAGGCGTCAGGCCGAGACGGCGGAGGAGGTCTCGGTCCGATGATGGGCGGCGCGCGTGCGGTTCGCCACCATGCGGTCGTGCAGGCGGAGGATCGTGCGCGAGCCGGTCGAGGTGAAGGCGAAGGGCAGGATGCCGTGGACGAGGCAGGCGAGCCCGCCGGCGATCATGCTGAGCCCGAAGCTGGTGGCGACGCCCATATGCTCGACATAGGTCTCGCCGACGGCGGCCGGGTGCTCGGAGAAGGACAGCCTCGACATGGGGATTTCCAAGGGTCTCGGTGGTCTCGAAAGGCAGGCTGAGGATCGCACGGACCCCGCGAAGGCGGATTGCGAATTTTCCTCCGTTTTCGCATGATCGCGCAATCAGGTTGCGCCAGAACGCGATCGGTTGGGAAAATTTCGCGTGGACGAGTTCGACCGGAAAATCCTGTTGTGCCTCCAGGAGAACGCGGCCGAGTCGCTCGAGGCGATCGCCGCCCGGGTCGGCCTGTCGGCCTCGCCGTGCTGGCGGCGGATCCAGAAGCTGGAGGCGCAAGGGGTGATCCAGCGCCGGGTGGCGCTCCTCGATCCCGACCGGATGCGGGTCGGCGTCACGGTGTTCGTCTCGGTGCGGACCAACCGGCACAATGCCGACTGGGCCGAACGTTTCTGCGCCGCCGTGGCGCAGATCCCCGAAGTGGTCGAGTTCTACCGCATGAGCGGCGAGATCGACTACTTGCTGCGCATCGTCGTGCCCGACATCGCGGCTTATGACCGGGTCTACAAGCGGCTGATCCAGTCGGTCGAACTCTACGATGTCAGTTCGGCCTTCGCGATGGAGCGAATCAAGTACACCACCGCCCTGCCGGTGACTTACGCTAAGTAAGACCAGGTCCAATCATGATGGCGCGGGTCTGGCCTGCGCCGGGCGCCGGTTGCTTTCCGGGCCGATCGGTTTAGCTGCCGCCCTCGTCCCCTCCCCTGCCCGACGAAGCCCGCGACCATGACCACCTCCCGGACGACGCGCCGTCCCCTCGTGATCGCCGCCGTCATGGCGGCGATGGCCATGGTGGCGATCGAGGCGACCATCATCTCGACGGCGATGCCCGGCATCGTCGGCGAGCTCGGCGGGCTGTCGCTCTATGCCTGGGTGTTTTCCGGCTTCCTCCTGACCCAGACCGCCGCCACCATCGTGTTCGGCAAGCTCGCCGACATCCATGGGCGCAAGCCCGTGCTGCTCACCGGCATCGCGGTGTTCCTGGCGGCCTCGGTCATGTGCGGCTTCGCCTGGTCGATGCCGGCGATGATCGCCTTCCGGCTGATCCAGGGCATCGGCGCGGGCGCGATCCAGCCGGTCTCGCTCACCATCGTGGGCGACCTCTACTCCGCGCAGGAGCGCGGGCGGATCCAGGGCTTCCTCGCCAGCGTCTGGGCGATCTCGGCGGTGGTCGGGCCGGTTGCGGGTGGCTTCATCATCGCGCACGCCTCGTGGTCGTGGATCTTCTGGATCAATCTGCCGGTCGGCCTCGTCGCGAGCGGGCTGTTCATCGCCTTCCTGCACGAGGGCGAGCGGCGCGAGCGCCGGCCGGTCGATGCGGCGGGCGCCGCCCTGTTCACCCTGACGGTCGCGGCCCTGATGGTGGCCCTGACCGAGGCCGGCGAGGCACGCTGGACGATCGTCGGCATCGCCGCCGGGCTCGGGATCGTGGCGGCCTTGCTGCTGGCGTTCCAGGAGCGGCGGGCGCGGGAGCCGGTGATCGACGCCGCGCTCTGGCGCCGCCGGCCGATCGCCGCCGCCAATGCCACCTCGCTGCTGGCCGGCATGGCGCTGATCGGGCTCACCACCTTCCTGCCGATGTACGTCCAGGGCGTGCTCGGGCAGACACCGATCGTCGCCGGCATGGCGCTCACCGTGATGGTGCTCGGCTGGCCGATGGGCGCGACGCTGGCGGCGCGCTCCATCCACCGCTTCAGCCTGCGCCGCATCCTGGTCACCGGCAGCCTGATGCTGCCGCTCGGCGCCATCGCCGTCGTGACGCTCCAGCCCGGCAGCCACCCGGTCCAGGCCGGGGCCGGCTCGCTGATCATGGGCTTCGGCATGGGGCTGGTCAGCAACGCCTCCCTGATGCTGATCCAGGAGATCGTGCCCTGGACCCAGCGCGGCAGCGCCACCGCCTCGAACATCTTCTCGCGCAACCTCGGCAGCACGCTCGGCGCCACGGTGTTCGGCGCGGTGCTCAACCACGGGCTCTCGGCGGCGGGTAGCACCGTCACGGCGGACAGCCTCCAGCAGGCCCTGGCGGCGGGCGGCCTGCCGGGCGAGGCCGAGACCGTGCGGCTGGTGCTCCAGCACGCCCTGCACCAGACCTTCTGGGCGGTGCTGATCATCTCCGCGGCGGCCTTCGCCACGGCGCTCCTGGTGCCGCACGTGGCCCTCGGGCGGGCGCGCGAGGTGCCGGCGGAGTAGGCCTCTCTCAAGAAGCCCGCGCCCGCGGATGGGCGGCGTCGAAGGCGTCGAGCAGGCGGGCGGCATCGACCTTGGTGTAGACCTGCGTCGTCGCCAGGGAGGCGTGGCCCAGGAGTTCCTGGATCGCCCTGAGGTCGCCCTGGCGGGCGAGCAGGTGGCTGGCGAAGGAGTGGCGTAGCGCGTGCGGCGTCGCGGTCGAAGGCAGCCCCAGCGCGCCCCGCATCGACGCGACGGCGAGTTGCACGATGCGCGGCGAGAGCGGACCGCCCTTGGCACCGACGAAGAGCGGACCCTCCGGCGGCAGGGCGTAGGGGCAGAGTTTCAGGTACTCCTCCACCGCGGCCTGGACCTGGGCGATGGCCGGCACGCTGCGGGTCTTCTGGCCCTTGCCGACCACCGTCACGGCGTCGACCCCATCGATGGGCGCATCGCGCCGCGTGAGGCCGAGCGCCTCCGAGATGCGCAGGCCCGAGCCGTAGAGGAGCGCCAGCACCGCGGCGTCGCGGGCCAGCACCCAGGCCGGGCGGTCCTCGCCGGCGCGGATGTCGGGACTCGCCATCGCGACCGCGGCGGCGACGGGAAGCGGACGGGGCAGGCGCCGCTCGACCTTGGGCGAGCGCACCGCCGACAAAGCCGCGACGCTGCCATGGCCCTCCCGGTCGAGGTGGCGGGCAAACGAGCGCAAGCCGGCGAGTGCCCGCATCAGGCTGCGCCCGCCGACGCCGTCCTGGCGCCGCGACGCCATGAAGCCGCGCACGTCCCGGGGCTTGAGCCCGATCAGGGTCGGGATGTCGGGATTCCGGCCCCCCTTGGCCAGGTGGGCGAGGAACTGGCGCAGATCGCGCCGATAGGCCTCGACGGTATTGGGCGACAGGCGCCGCTCCGAGGCCATTCCTTCGAGCCAGGTAATGGCCGCCGCCCGCACGTCGGGGGCGCCGGGCAGCAGCAGGTCGACGGGGTCTGCGTCGGACATCGGGGGCCGGGCTCCGGTTGGGGGGAGACGAGTAGGCCCCGGATCGGGTTTATGGTGGGTTGACGCCCCCGGTCAGGCGGGGGTGAAGCGCAAGGTGACGCCGTGGCGGGCGCTCGCGCCCGGCGCCAGCAGGCGTTGCGAATCGCGCTCCGCCAGCTCGCCGGAGAAACCCATCCAGTCGGCGTGGCCGGTCCAGCATTCGAGGGACAGGAACGGCGCCGTCGGCTTGGTCCAGACCGCGAGATGCGGGAAGTCCTCGACCTCCAGGGCGATGGTCGCGCCGGAGGGAGCGGTGAAGCGCATCGCCCGGCTGCGGGCGTTCAGGAACACCAGCGCCTCGGTGAACATCTCGGGATCGAGGGGCAGGGTGTCGCCGGCGAGGGGCAAGGCCCGCTCGCTGCGCACCAGCAGCCCGCCGGGCCCGACCTCCGGCACCGCCGGCCGCTCGGGATGCGCGAAGTGCACCGCGTAGCCGCCCCCGGCCACCCGTTCGCCGCCGGCGAAGGGCCAGGGAAAGGCCGGGTGGAAGCCGAGGCCGTAGGGCAGCGGCTCGGAGCCGGGATTATGGACCTCGCAGGCGAAGGTCAGTGCCCCGTCGGTCACCGTGGCGGTGACGTCGAGGCGGAAGGCGAACGGATAGGACTGACGGGATTCCGGCGTGTCGGTCAGGCGCAGGGTCACGCTGTCCTCGGCCTGCGCCACCACCGTGAAGCGGCTGTCGCGGGCAAAGCCGTGCTGCGCCATCGGGTAGCTCGTGCCCGCCACCGTGACGGCGCCCCCGGCGGAGGCGCCGACGACCGGGAAGAGCCAGGGCGCGTGCCGGTTCCAGTGCGCCGGATCGCCCGACCACAGGTACTCGGTGCCGCCGACCCGCCAGGAGACCGGCTCGGCGCCGGCGAGGGCGAGGCGGGCGGCGGTGGCGCGGTGGCGGATCTCGACGGTGTCGGTCATCGGGGCCTCATGCAGCGGCGGGCTGTCAGAAGGCCCGCGCGTGAACCCTCCCCCCTCTGCGGGGGAGGGTGGCGAACGCAGTGAGCCGGGAGAGGGGCAGCGCGACGTTGATCCAGTTGGCGCCCGTCAGAACGGCTCCGCTTTATCCGGAAACGGCGTCCCCTCTCCCGCCCCACTCCGTGGGGCACCCTCCCCCGCAGAGGGGGGAGGGTTCAAGGGGTGCGCCCGTCAAAAACGCCTGTTTCGGGCAGATGAGCCGCTCACCCCCGCCGGGCGTTGTTGCTGCGCCGGGGCTGGCGGGGACGCGGCGGGACCTCGGCCTCGCCCCCGGCCAGGGCCTCGACCTGGAGGTCGGCCGGGCCGGTGCGCGGGAAGGTGTGGGCGAAGCGCTCGGCGGCGCCGCCGCGAACCTCGAACTTGGTCTCGCGGTCGAAGATGCGGATCGCGCCGATCTCCTCGCGGGTCACGTCGCCGCGGCGGCACAGCATCGGCAGCAGGCGGCGCGGATCGGCGTTGTCGCGCCGGCCGACATTGAGGCGGAACCACACACTCGACCCGAACGGGGCGCGCGGGCCGTCCCGCGGGGTGGTCTCGCGCTTGGTCGTCGCGCCGCGGCCGGTGGTGAAGCCCGGATCGGTGACCTCCTCGGGCGCCGGCAGGCGCGAGCGGTAGGCCCGCACCAGGGCGGCGGCGAGATCCTCGGCCGAGCGCTGGGCGAGCAGCGACTGGGCCATGGCGCGGTCCTCGTCGCTCACCTCGTCGGTGACGAGCGGGTCCTGGAGCAGGCGCTCCTGGTCGAGGGCGCGGATCTCGTCGGCCGGCGGCGGGCCGGACCAGACCGGCACCACGTTCGCCCGCACCATCAGCTCCTCGGCCCGGCGGCGGCGGGACGGCGGCACCAGCAGCACGCTGATGCCCTTGCGCCCGGCCCGGCCGGTGCGGCCGGAGCGGTGCTGCATCACTTCCGCATCGTTGGGCAGCTCGGCATGGATGACGAGGCCGAGCCCCGGCAGGTCGATGCCGCGGGCGGCGACGTCGGTGGCGACGCAGACCCGCGCGCGGCCATCGCGCAGGGCCTGGAGGGCGGCGTTGCGCTCGCCCTGGCCGAGCTCGCCCGAGAGCGCCACGGCCTGGAAGCCGCGCTCGGTCAGCACCGCCTGGAGGTGGCGCACGGAATTGCGGGTGTTGCAGAACACGATCGCGGTGCGCGCCTCGATCTGGCGCAGAGTGTTGACCACCACCAGTTCCGTCTCCCGCGGCAGGATGCGGAAGGCGCGGTACTCGATGTCGGCATGCGCCTTGGTCTCGCCGACCACCGCGATCCGCTTCGCATCGCGCTGGTAGGACTCGGCGAGCGCCACGATGGCCTTCGGCAGGGTGGCGGAGAACAGCAGGGTGCGCCGCTCGGACGGCGTCGTGCCGAGGATGAACTCCAGATCCTCGCGGAAGCCGAGGTCGAGCATCTCGTCGGCCTCGTCGAGCACCACGGCGCGCAAGGCCGACGGGTCGAGGTTGCGGCGCTCGAGATGGTCGCGCAAGCGGCCCGGAGTGCCGACCACGATGTGGACGCCGTCGGCGAGCCAGCGGCTCTCGCGCCGCGGGTCCATGCCGCCGACGCAGGAGACGACGCGGGCGCCGGCCGGGCCGTAGAGCCAGGACAGCTCGCGGTGGACCTGGAGCGCCAGCTCGCGGGTCGGCGCGATCACCAGCGCGAGCGGCGCGCCGGGCGCGGGCAGCATCTCGGCGTCGCCGAGGAGGGTGCGGGCGAGAGCGAGGCCGTAGGCGACGGTCTTGCCGGAGCCGGTCTGGGCCGAGACGACGAGGTCGCGCCCCTCGGTCTCGGGCTCGAGGACGGCGGCCTGGACCGGCGTCGGGTCTTCGTAGCCGCGGTCGGCGAGGGCCTTGGCGAGGGGGGCGGGTAGAACAGGAAAAGGCACGTGGATTCGATCCCAGGTAATGGCGACGCGCGGGGATCGAATCGGCTCCGGAGACCAGGCTTTGTAGCACATGGCCTCATCAGAGGGCCGGCCGCATGGCGGCGGGCGCTCGCGGCGCGCGGGGAATCCCTACGGTCTTTTCGTGGAGGAGGCAGCCATTACAGGGGTTGGGGCCGGAGGTCCACCCCGCACCCCGCATGGG
This sequence is a window from Methylobacterium sp. SyP6R. Protein-coding genes within it:
- a CDS encoding ABC transporter substrate-binding protein translates to MPFLRRAVGALAVALGLATSAAHAETGEVRFTRQPGLIYMPMVLAEQQRLVEKHVASAGLGDVKVSWVTLTSGGASVDALISGNVDFVTSGATNLLLAWDRTRGEVKGLAASAGAPMMLVTRNPAVKTLADFSAKDRIAVPTVKVSAQAVMLQIAAERQFGEAGRNKLDALTVQLGHPDAVGALLGGTSEVNSHFSLPPYQQIELKDPKIHVVLNSYDVVGGPLSNAIVFGRGKFMDQNPKTTAAVLAAIDEANALIRDDPNKAAEIYLAATKEKFTPDELVAMMKQPGVVFSATPYGTMLQADHLAKAGVLKNRPKAWTDFFAKAVHDRPGT
- a CDS encoding DUF6356 family protein; the encoded protein is MSRLSFSEHPAAVGETYVEHMGVATSFGLSMIAGGLACLVHGILPFAFTSTGSRTILRLHDRMVANRTRAAHHRTETSSAVSA
- a CDS encoding Lrp/AsnC family transcriptional regulator; the encoded protein is MDEFDRKILLCLQENAAESLEAIAARVGLSASPCWRRIQKLEAQGVIQRRVALLDPDRMRVGVTVFVSVRTNRHNADWAERFCAAVAQIPEVVEFYRMSGEIDYLLRIVVPDIAAYDRVYKRLIQSVELYDVSSAFAMERIKYTTALPVTYAK
- a CDS encoding MDR family MFS transporter, which produces MTTSRTTRRPLVIAAVMAAMAMVAIEATIISTAMPGIVGELGGLSLYAWVFSGFLLTQTAATIVFGKLADIHGRKPVLLTGIAVFLAASVMCGFAWSMPAMIAFRLIQGIGAGAIQPVSLTIVGDLYSAQERGRIQGFLASVWAISAVVGPVAGGFIIAHASWSWIFWINLPVGLVASGLFIAFLHEGERRERRPVDAAGAALFTLTVAALMVALTEAGEARWTIVGIAAGLGIVAALLLAFQERRAREPVIDAALWRRRPIAAANATSLLAGMALIGLTTFLPMYVQGVLGQTPIVAGMALTVMVLGWPMGATLAARSIHRFSLRRILVTGSLMLPLGAIAVVTLQPGSHPVQAGAGSLIMGFGMGLVSNASLMLIQEIVPWTQRGSATASNIFSRNLGSTLGATVFGAVLNHGLSAAGSTVTADSLQQALAAGGLPGEAETVRLVLQHALHQTFWAVLIISAAAFATALLVPHVALGRAREVPAE
- a CDS encoding tyrosine recombinase XerC — translated: MSDADPVDLLLPGAPDVRAAAITWLEGMASERRLSPNTVEAYRRDLRQFLAHLAKGGRNPDIPTLIGLKPRDVRGFMASRRQDGVGGRSLMRALAGLRSFARHLDREGHGSVAALSAVRSPKVERRLPRPLPVAAAVAMASPDIRAGEDRPAWVLARDAAVLALLYGSGLRISEALGLTRRDAPIDGVDAVTVVGKGQKTRSVPAIAQVQAAVEEYLKLCPYALPPEGPLFVGAKGGPLSPRIVQLAVASMRGALGLPSTATPHALRHSFASHLLARQGDLRAIQELLGHASLATTQVYTKVDAARLLDAFDAAHPRARAS
- a CDS encoding aldose 1-epimerase family protein; its protein translation is MTDTVEIRHRATAARLALAGAEPVSWRVGGTEYLWSGDPAHWNRHAPWLFPVVGASAGGAVTVAGTSYPMAQHGFARDSRFTVVAQAEDSVTLRLTDTPESRQSYPFAFRLDVTATVTDGALTFACEVHNPGSEPLPYGLGFHPAFPWPFAGGERVAGGGYAVHFAHPERPAVPEVGPGGLLVRSERALPLAGDTLPLDPEMFTEALVFLNARSRAMRFTAPSGATIALEVEDFPHLAVWTKPTAPFLSLECWTGHADWMGFSGELAERDSQRLLAPGASARHGVTLRFTPA
- a CDS encoding DEAD/DEAH box helicase, with the protein product MPFPVLPAPLAKALADRGYEDPTPVQAAVLEPETEGRDLVVSAQTGSGKTVAYGLALARTLLGDAEMLPAPGAPLALVIAPTRELALQVHRELSWLYGPAGARVVSCVGGMDPRRESRWLADGVHIVVGTPGRLRDHLERRNLDPSALRAVVLDEADEMLDLGFREDLEFILGTTPSERRTLLFSATLPKAIVALAESYQRDAKRIAVVGETKAHADIEYRAFRILPRETELVVVNTLRQIEARTAIVFCNTRNSVRHLQAVLTERGFQAVALSGELGQGERNAALQALRDGRARVCVATDVAARGIDLPGLGLVIHAELPNDAEVMQHRSGRTGRAGRKGISVLLVPPSRRRRAEELMVRANVVPVWSGPPPADEIRALDQERLLQDPLVTDEVSDEDRAMAQSLLAQRSAEDLAAALVRAYRSRLPAPEEVTDPGFTTGRGATTKRETTPRDGPRAPFGSSVWFRLNVGRRDNADPRRLLPMLCRRGDVTREEIGAIRIFDRETKFEVRGGAAERFAHTFPRTGPADLQVEALAGGEAEVPPRPRQPRRSNNARRG